CCTATTTGTTATTTAATAATCGGCTAAAGCATTCCATATCTCTTTTTACTTCAACTTTAAGGACATACGGTTTATTGAAATCTGCACGATAGATGCTTTAAAAGAGAAGAGATTATGAAGTAGGGCAGACCTTTGAAGAATCTGTTTCATAAGCTCTAGATTTTAGGGTAAAAATGGTTGACCGGAAAGTAGTGTGTTGATTTTTGTGTCTGGTGACCTACAGTCTGTCCTGGAGTTAGGCCCTGACTATTTCATTATAATAAGCctgctttgttgcttttcttttttctttttggaaagctctgttatttctgttatttgacATAGTTCGAAGCTGTGATCTGTATTCCACAGGGCCATTATGTATGTGTTACTTTCATGAAAGTGACCATTTAATGAGTAGTTTAAGATTGTGCTCATGACCAGCTctcgtgtgtgtgcatatttcaCTGTAGATTTTGTCAAGCATTAAAGAATAAAACCCAGCCACTTGAGCATCAAGTAAGGTTGCTGTCTCCTTTGCTGGGTCTCACTCGTGTCCTGCCTGCTTCTTTTGAATCCTTGAGAGGTGGGAAGAGTAGTGTGGTTATTATACTGAGTGCAGTTTTCCTTTCTGACATGACATGTTCAGGGCTCATACCCTAGCAGAATAGACTCTCCTCTTAATAATGGAACGAGAGGAAAATTTCAGAAGTTGATGCTGGGGAAATACATTAATCCTCATCCTGAGAAGTCTCACAGGTAAACATATCATTAAGTTTTCAAATACTGTGTCATTTTTCAGCGCATTGTGTTTAGGGGCTGTATGTTAATTTACATGGTATGTCAGGACTTTTCCCGGAAGAACTTGTGAAGACCATGAGATTTATATATGTATGCGTGTTGCTGCAGTCTCCCCAGACTCTCTTAATGCCAGCCAAATGCCTTGTCTATTGGCTGAAGTATTCCCAGCCATTGTATGAGATGCTAGCATTTGTCTGTTGGTATTAATGTGTAATTGTTTAATAGACAAGTCCTGTTTACCTTTTTCTGATTTTAGTAAACATGCTTTAAACCTAACCTTTGAAAATAGTCAAATAAGGACTGAATTTAAAAGGactctctggggaaaaaaaaatgttcccagTTTTATTCAGAATTGAGGGAAGAATCCATTGGGAAGAACACTTTAATTTTCCCAAATTAGCACGAATTCATTAGAAGCCAAGGGTGTAATTCATAGCTATGTGAGCAGTAAGTCCCCAAATTGTCTTGCCTTAGGATTTGTCACTGTAGATGTGAGAGAGCagctcacggggggggggggggtgaagcgCATGCTTCTGGCTGGCTGTGCACGCTCCAGCAAAACTCTAAGCAACATACAGCTCACCCGTGTTTCCTAGGGAGTTTGTCTAAGGATGTGCTTTGGAACTTGAAGGACACAGGAACTGGTGAGGATCCAGGAGAACGCCGTAGTCTTAACTGACCCATGACATGCAGCTGAACCACACATGCACATTTTTTAGCTTTGAGTTCTGGATTCATATTAGAAGTGAAAAAACTGCATCTCCTGCAGGCTCCTCCTTTCCTAGGCCGAACTTTTGGGCTCACCTTCTGCTCTTTTCTCCCAAGCCTTTCCATGCTACACTTTGAAACGTGCTGGTACTTGAGAGGCTAGAAGGCCAAAGCCCTCTTCGTTTTTAACATTGATAGGGCAAGAGACCTTACTGACCTATTAAGAGAGAAACTGTCTAGTGGAGTTATTTCCCCTCATCTGAAGGGCAGCTGGAGGTCTAAGAGGTTGCTGTTCACTCGGAAACCTTGAAGTCTGTTCAGGCTGTTATAGATAAGTCAGGCCCCATGGAGATGCTGCGCTTGCTTCCTCGCTAGTCCGTGAAGAGTCTTCTAGACAACCATAGACCTCCTGGATACATGTACAGTAGCTATCCACAGTTGCTAAATGTGCGTGTGGCAGTCATTCTTACCGCATTcaaggaaaatatttaagaatagACTGGATCTGTTAAAGGGTAGTGATGATTTGTAACATGTTTTCAATTTATTTGAAGCACACTGTGTTGGATATTTaggaacacaaacaaaaatgaccCAGGATCTCCCGTGATTGAACCTAAATTCTTAAAGGCATGCTGACTTGGGAGGCTGACTTCATACGCGATGGATTATTTCCATTCTGGCCATGTGTGTTCCTGTACTTGGCTTTCATCCTTTGGTCTCTTAAGTAAACAGCCCTGTTATGAGACTCTGCTGCATATGAAGTGAGTGAGGGAAGAGGATAGTAAGAAGAGTAGCAGGTTTGGGGGCACCAAACTGAGAGAGAGTTATTGAGAGAGTGTCCCTGAAATATGAAAAGGAGCTGAGGATGAGATTTTGACCCAAACATTGGGTTTCCTTATATAGCCATCCTTGTAGAAGAAATAGCATTCCACACAGAACACtgtgctgagaataaaggtgAATAAAAGAGTAATGAAACCTAATTGCTACCCTCGGGGTACCTATAACCAAACAGTATCTTGTCTTCAGAGCCAGGTTAAGCCCTTTGATCTGAAGCTCCTTTTGTGGAGCACATCGCATTGTGTTTATCACAGTACTGAAACTTGTTCTTTTGCCTAACTGATCTTCATGAAGGGTCCTTAGAACTGGCTCAGGGCTTCACATACTGGAATAAGTGAAAAAATAACAGGGGAGGGTGTtgggcagaaagaaaggaaaacattacTGTGGGCAGTCTGAAAATCAAGAGAAAATCAATAGCCAGGCTGTGTGTGAAAGGTTATATGGGGAAGGCCCAGGACAGGGTAATGAGAGGAGGGTTGAAAGGTACCTTTGGGGACCTGGGGGCCTATATGAGTAGTTTAGGTTGCTTGTGTTAAGCAGTAGGAAACttgcagagaaaagggaaaagccATACCTGTATTGAAGTGGGGGCCAGGAAGCAGTGAAAACCAGGGTTAGGTGCTttgggaacaaaaagaaaaagactgatgTCTAAGATCATGCAGATTtgagaagagaagtagagaaacaAAGTTGAGGCATTTTCATTAATCTGGGAAACAGGAAAAAGTAGTGCAATGGAAAGGACTGAAGAAATTGCAAAGAATGTATCTGGGAATCTAGAAGATGCGAAGAAGAGAGGCCATGCCCTCGGTTCTGGGGACCGGAAGTAAGGGTTTGGTTGTCCGCAGGTGTGGACAGTTCAGGCTCATCATTCTCAAGTATTTCAGGCATGATAatcacttttaaataaaatccagCAGCTACTCAGGATTATTTTACTTTTAGCATTGTGCCTTGAGAAAACACTGGCCATTCTCAAAGTAACACATTTAGTTACACTTTAAAGCAGTTTGTATCTTGTGAAATCTGGAGAGTTCATTTACTTTCATTGTAAAGAAAAGCTTCATTTTTGCTTTAAGGTGGCTTTGCAGGGACTCCATAGGCTGCTCAGGGATTGTTCCACTAAGCCACAGGTTCTTAACACAGGGGTTGTGTGGGGCATGTCATTCATTTAGGGTGTGGGATGGTGAAGGTTTGCGCAATAGAAAAAGGTTTCTGAACCCAtaagaactagaaaaataaataaaagattcagAATTAAACATACAATGAGAGCGAGGTATTCCTGGCATGATGGCTAGTGTTGCCTCCTGTCTTCACTGGGGCCTTGGTGCTGAACACACAACACACTTCACGCCCTGTAGAGCCTTCCCTCCAGAGAGCCATGACTGCAACTGGAGACTGTTGACTCACATCTGAGACTGTTGCAGATTATGAATTGCATCATTCTTACTGAACATGCAAAGTTTTCTGTTTTTACAGAAACTAATAGTTTAATTgcagaaaagaaagacaatattTTCTGCCATCCTTTTGTAGTGGGCTAATATGCAATTAGCATGTCTGTGGATTGTATTATCTTATGATGTTTGGGTTTAAAAATTGCTGTCTGAGTTGCTGACAAGTTTCATAAACAATCGGCttgggattaggacagaatttctaACAAATTTCTGAAACAGCCCTGAACACACTGGTGCATTTGTTCTGCATCATACTCAGCATGGATAACTATAAAGCACAAATATTGAGCAACTCTAAAAATACCGCAGATGCTGTGTGCCCTGTACTTTAGCAACATCTTCAAAGAGGGCCTGGATGTAGAACatagaggagaagaaaaggaaaaggaagtcaGTGTGCCATTACCAAGGTTAAATGAAGACACTTCAGGAAGTGGCATGTGGCAGAGAGGTCGCTGGGAAGCCCTGGTGAGAACTCAGTGGTCCTTGAGACTACTGAGGGTTTACCTGTGAGTGTGTCTATGGGGAGCACATCCTAAATTCTCAGATGGCCCAGTGGGTCCTGACGCATCAGGCTTGATGGAGAGACTCCTCATGAAAGACCTCTCTGCCTTACCCTGAGTCTTCTGCCCCAGGCCTGGAAAATTCTGTCACCCTGGCAAACCAGGAATCGAGCAGTGACATTTTCCGGATCAGACAGTTGCTCGGTTCCCTCAGCACAGCCTGAGCCAGGCAGGTGAGCAATGCTACTCTGGGTGGGCCAACGCAAGAAGCATTGTGGGGCTTAGGAACCCCTTGTTACCATTTAGTGAGCAATAATCAGTCTAGAACGAATTCtgaattcatctttttttttctgtttttaaattttcctgtcTAATGTTTTGTTCTTCTGACCAAGGTATAGGGATTATATGCTTTTCAGGGGCAGTAGAGTTGGTTATCTttaggaaacagaaagaatgagTCAATGGTTTCTTTAAACCATGGATTTTTATGAAAAAATCAGACCCAGCTTGGGACCCCATGGTGTCTTGGAGCAGCCAAGTACAGAAGCTTTTAGCTGAGTGGATTTATCATCAACTGCTAGAATATTGTGCTGTTAGGACTCTTTAATGCCCTGTTCAGAGAGAAGCAGCCAGAGGTTGTTTCCAGCGTATCTGACCTTCATATTCAAGCATGAGTAGTTATAGATTTTGTGGAAATAAAATCTCACTGGATTTTAAATCGAATCAAGTTAATGTATGAAGTGGTGGGTGTTTAAATTATCACAGCAAGCTTTGAAGGAAGCCGAAACAATCTTTCAGGGGGAGAGCTTGGGGAGAAAGCTCCTCTCCCAGCTGCGAGGGTGGGTCTTTAGAAAGCCTCCTGGGATTCTGAACAGTACGTCTGTCTTTCATCTGTTATTTTGACTTTGGAAATGTACACTTGTTCCCATCATTCTTTACATTGTTAGCTGCTTTTACCAGTCCACAAGGACTTTCTCTCAGGAACTAGGACATTTGGTAAAGTACATGAAAAAGGACAAGACTGGAAAACTGCTGTTTCCTAAAACCATTCATTGTCTTATGTCAGAAGACTACAATGTAAGTTTGAGTCTTTTGAGTCCTAAGatccttttgtatttttatatttgtttaataaatattccATTTTCTCCTGTTATAAAATGACTGGAAAATTCTGTTAATCTAAATCATGAACTGCTTCCCATATCCCATGATTTGGGAAACAAATATGAATTGGTGAATTAGTATGTCACTCAGGAAACTTTGTAAAGCTACAGTCCTCCTATGGCAAGGACTGTCCATATACATACTTTTATGCACGTggagttttttctgttctattgTGAATTCATGTAGAGCAGCTACATGAGGTAAATGATGAGAAAGTTTTTTTGCTCCTGTCCAGACATGTCAGGAGCCCTTCTGTTTGCTGTGGTGTTTAATCCACTCTTAATCTCCATCTACCTCTCAAGGCTGTGTTTTTGGGGCCTAATGTCCAATTAGACAGGTGGTAGAGCCTGTCTGCTTGGGCCCTCACTGAGGTGATGTAGAAGGCAGACATTTTACTCAGGACTGAGATGGTGCGACTGTGATGGTAGACCCCAAGTCCTGAGGCACTCACAGAACCTGCAGATTTTGTTGCCTAGATCTGTAGAGTGGGAATCTTTTTGTACAGTTTGCCTCATTTGCCAAGTCCAGAGTCTCACACTGTGGAGCTAAGGACTAAAGAAAGTGTTTTCCAAAAGCGCACTAAATGGTTTTCCACGAGGTGTTAGCAGAAGCCACTGAACAccctaatattttttttaacctatggGAAATTCACAGAAGCCATGCTTGGACTGGTCCATGTAAATAGAGAGCCTCGAAGTTGGAGGAGGTTGGTAGTTGTCAAAATGTGGTAGTTCAAAGGTCTCAGGAGGCAGGGCTGAGGAGGGAGTGCTTAGAGCAAAGAGAGGCCTGCTCTGTGTTAAGGAAGCTGAGGTTGTAATTGTTAGAGCATTCTACTTGGTGGCTTTTGAGGACAGGTGCAGGCATGGTGACTGTCTTCCAGTGTGCTGCCAGTGCCCTGCTTCTGTTGTCTCTACAGTGTTGCTGCGTACAGCAGCAGAGGTGGTCCTCCACTCGCCTCTGTGGTGTGGATGCCTTGGCCTTCTGTGGTTGGCCCCTTTTGTTTAAAGGTTGCTTTGCTTAATGGAAGTACTTGGCCAGCTCCCCTCCTGGAACTCATTGAAAGTGTTGATGAGTGAGAATCTGTCCCCTTCCGTACCGCAGCGCTGAAGTGTCTCCTTCGTTCTCTCGCCCACCCATCTCTAACTATGCCACCTGTTTGCTTGTTCAGTTCATACTGAAATCCATCTCTTTCAGCGGCTAGATAGAAATAACTGTCTCACTCAGTTTGCGCGAAGATTACACATAATatcataatatattatttatcagGTTTCCAGGCACAAAATCAAGGTTTGGTGAAAGGTTATGCAGTGGCTTCTTACttcctgctatttttttttcccctccactaCCATGTTTACTCCATAAGGGAAGGAAATGTAAAGCTGAGACTATGGAACAGATTCTGAGTCCCCAGTCTGTGTTTAGTGACTGTTTTCCTTTGAGAACATAGGACGGTGGAGCAGCTGACTGGTGGGGTTGTGAAAAGGAGGGCTGGATAgaatgtgtgtgctgggagcaCATCCTTCATTTCCAGCTGCTCTGCACGTAATGCCGCTATTGCTGTCTCACGTTTGCAATGTCGCAGCCCGTTTACGAAGCCTGAAGCAAGTGTGGtgagtctttctctctcctttttgtaGGTTAAGCCCGTCCACAGTAATGGCCACGGCCTTACCCAGGACGCTGGGGGAGCTGCAGCTGTATAGGATACTGCAGAAAGCCAATCTGCTTTCTTACTTTGATGCCTTTATCCAGCAAGGTGGTGACGATGTCCAGCAGCTGTGCGAAGCTGGAGAAGAGGAGTTTTTGGAGATCATGGCACTTGTGGGCATGGCAAGCAAGCCCCTTCACGTTAGACGGCTTCAGAAGGCTTTGAGAGACTGGGTTACGAACCCTGGCCTTTTCAATCAGCCACTGACTTCCCTTCCCGTCAGTAGCATACCCATCTACAAATTACCGGAGGGCTCGCCGACGTGGCTGGGAATATCCTGCAGCAGTTACGAGAGGAATAGCAGTGCACGGGAACCACACTTAAAAATCCCCAAGTGTGCTGCCACCACCTGTGTGCAGAGCCTGGGTCAGGGCAAGTCAGAGGTGGGAAGTCTAGCGCTGCAGAGTGTCGGTGAGTCCAGGCTCTGGCAAGGACACCACGCCCCGGAGAGTGAGCACAGCCTCTCCCCAGCAGACTTGGGCTCCCCGGCCTCCCCGAAGGAGAGCAGCGAGGCACTGGATGCTGCTGCTGCCCTCTCTGTGGCCGAGTGTGTGGAGCGGATGGCCCCCACCCTGCCCAAAAGCGACTTGAATGAAGTGAAAGAGCTGCTCAAGAACAATAAGAAGTTGGCCAAAATGATCGGTCACATCTTCGAGATGAGTGATGAAGATCCACACAAAGAGGAGGAGATTCGAAAGTACAGCGCCATCTATGGCCGATTCGACTCCAAGAGAAAGGATGGGAAACACCTCACACTGCATGAGGTAAGGCTCCTGGGTACCGCTGCTCACTGCAGGTTGCCTGCTGATGGTCTACAGCAGAGGAGCCCTCCTGGAGCAGCCCTGAAAATACTGAAGTGTGACAGCCCTAGGGCTGCCTTGAGTTGAAAAACACATTCGAGTTTTTAAAACTGCAGTGCAAGGCAGCTTCTAGAAAAATGCCAGAATTCAAGCAGTGAGACATAAATTTCACATTTGcagggtgttttgtttctttagttaAGAAATAAAGTAAGATTTTAAATGTGGACCAtcattttaactttcttttttataaaccTCTGTTAAAAGCAAAAAGTAATGATAAATTGACCAGAACATAAGGTAATTTCGAGGTAATATAGAAAACAAAGTTATGTTAGGAATGTTGGAAGTGAGAGTAGTTTGAATCTTGTTTTGGTTCGAAGCCCAGCATAGAAAGGTCTCTATGGCACTTTATCTAAAAGTGTTCTGTTTAagcatgaaacacacacacacacacacacacacacacattgcatacACACCTCatttgtatatgtgcatacattttTCACTTCCttgctttttcttgtttatctggCTAACACCTCTCCATTACTCAGCACAGATGTAAGCTTGTCTTTGCTGTGATCTTTTCCTCTAAGTAGAATCTGTCTCCTTTGCATCCTGCGTCCACTTCTGTCACAGTAGCTCCAGAACACTTTGTTGTGATGCCTTTGTATCCTGGTCTGTCCCTTGCTGATGATGGCTTTTCAATCTTTTATCCCTAGAGTCTAGTCTGTCCAGTGAGTGCTTAGAAAGTGATTCATTTTCAGAAGTCAAAAAGACTTTcatggtgagattttttttttaaataaccgcATACCCTTCAGAAGAAAGGAACAAACCTTCAGAAATAAAGTTAGGTTGACTATTTTATTCAGCATCGTGCCACCTCATCTTGTGCTGTAATCTGAAAGGAACTTATGTTCACTGTGAGGGTATTCTGACATGAAAAGGTACCCATTACTGACTTGTAAGCTTCTGAAGACTTACCTTTACACGTCCAAGCATCAGTTCATGTTTCACAAAGTGTTCTCCAGATTCCTGTGTCAGTGGTGAAGCTCCACACTCCAGGAGTGGAGGCCCCTGACTGCTCTGTGGCTGCACTGCCGGACGTTACTCTGTCCACCTCATGGTGCCAATTAGATTGTTGCCACTATAAAAAGAGCTTATGTATCCTGGTATATGAACATTCACACTTAAAatgcttattatttttaattacgtcTGTGGGTcgtgtaggtgtgtgtgtcagTGCCTATGAGGGCACACGTGCCCGGTCTCATGGAGCTGCAGCTGTAGGCTGCTGTGAGCCAtgtgacatgggtgctggggaccaaataggtgtcctctgcaaaaacagtgtGCATTCCTGACCATTCCAGCTCCAGCCACACAAAGCCTTTTACAGTCTTCTGTGGAATGCATTCCACCCTGTGAATTGGGGGATCAAGAAGTTTGCAGATGTAATGTTCCAATCCACTGCTAATTGCTGCTAACTCGCTTTCTAAAAAGCCGAAAACATTGTGCTTCCATCAGTGCTATGCAAATGTCTGTTTATCCACACTTGCTGGTAAtgcattttacattttaatcCCTGCCAGTCTTAAGGGATGGAAACTTAGACTCAGATCTGCTTTTCTGGAGAAGATGGTGAGCTTCTCTTCCATGGTCAGTCTTCTGGCCATAAAACCATTTTAGTAGTTGAGTTGTCTTCTAAAAGGTTGATTCTGGGcataatcccggcactcaggtggcagggacaggcagatctctgcgagtttgagaccagcctggtctacatagtgagttccaggacatccagggcaaAAAAATTGGTAAGAACTTTATATCTTTATGGGTATAAATTCTGTTTCCCCATGCGCTCATTCTTCCTTCGACAGTTTACTGTTTTTTCCTGTGACTTTGGTTTTACCTCGTCATGTCTGTTGATGTGATCCTCCTTGGCTTGGTTGACTTTTGTATTCCTCTCCAGGATAGACTTGTCTCAGCTGAGTACCTTTGCAGTGCAGTCTGTTGCACAGAAAAACATGTACTTCTTTATTCTTGTATTAcagcttttctttatttccttactTATTACAGCTTtattctttagtttttttgtttgtttgtttttcaagacagggtttgtctatgtagctttggctgtcctggactttcattgtaggccaggctagcctcaaactcacagtgttccacctgcttctacctctccaagtgctggtatAACAGATGTGCTctcccacacccagctttttttttatacatataattttaaaattttacagaTGAAACACGAAGTTGagttaaaaaacatagttttatcaaAGTAAAAGCAATTTTTAACAAAGATTACTTTAATAACCAATCAATTTCACAATGAAAAAAACCTTCCTTATTAAACAATTCAAACTAATTGCTTTTATACTAGGCTTTTGCTACAGGGATCTTTGCCTCATTAGCTAAGTAGGTACTTAGTAAATGTAAGTCCCGAGGTCATTCTTAAGTGTCCTTGAATAAAGGTGTGCTGAAAATGAGTGTTGGGTGTGGAGGGGTGAGGGCGGAGCTTTGGGAAAGCTACCTTGCCTCTAAACTTCACCTTGGACAGCTCTTGTTCGTTGTGGCTCCAATGTGTGAATTTAGTCCAATAATGTGGATGAAGGTAGGAGTTACAGAAGCCAGCTTTCTTAACCTCCCAGACTCTCACGACCTTGGAGAACTTTGGGAGTCTGAAATTAGGAGAGAATAGAAAGTAGGATTACTGTTGTGACCTTCGAAGTGTTATGAAAATAATTAACtttaaatcagagaaagacttaagTATATCTAAGTATCTAAGATAAAAAAATGTTACCAGTTTATTTCCAGTTTCCAAATGAGGGGATATGTGACTGGCATCCCCCTGTTCTGAGAGTCCTCTTTGTAACAGCGTCCTGCTTTTATGTAGATCTTTCAAAGCCAAGTATTTTCTGTAGTTCTGACATATCTGACACCTGGGAAAAAGTCAACTCCAAGtccttaggatttttttttcttataaacatTTTTGTACTTGTTCCCGAAAGCATTGCATCCTGCACAGCAAGAATTATACAGTAGAACACTGCTTTTAAAGTGAAAGAATAGGTAATTGGTGGGCAGTGATTAAAATGTAGAGCCGTGCAGAGTCTGGGTGCGGGGCAGGCGCTGCAGGACGGGCAGCCGTGGCTGTGGCAGGAGGGATTTCAGCAGACTGGTCTGTGTATCCAGAGGTGCAGTGGAGATGACAGGTGGTTAAGTAGACAGCCACTGTGCTTCGGACCTCGAGTCAGTGGATGATGAAACATAAACTGAAGATTGGAAATAGCAGGGAATGTGGGATGAAAGCAGAATGTGGGACTGTGCAGAAGCGTAAGTCAACAGTTTGCACTGTGAGGTATTTGTAGCAGACAGTATCCGCTGGTCAAGGGACTCTAAAGCTGCGAgatggaaaaggaaaggagggtagtCAGCTCCTGAATGATAGTTCCACCAGAACTCTGTGGGGATTCAGCTGCTAAGTAGTGACCAAGATAAAGCCCAGGCCTGTGAAACGGTGATGCCAAGCTGCATGAGCTGCCAGCTCAGTGGTGAGATGTCAAAACTGAGGCGTTTTGGAAGGATGCAGCAGTTCTGGTTTTGAGAGAAGAAGCTGCATCTGGGACACCCTGAAGAAGAACAGGCCATGTGTAGGTTATGAAGCTTTCGGTCTGTGTTCTCAGCTTACATTGGGTAGTTTTCAGCACCCAACAGGTGAAAAAAGGTCTTGGGTTTTCTTTGGATGGCTTTGAGAAGTACATCGTAGGACTATTAAGGTAATTATTACTTCCTGAATCACTTAGTGATCACTTAGTATTACTTCTTGAATCATATTTTTCTGAACATGTCGATTCCATTCAGAACTTCAAACACTAGCAAGAAGTTATTTATGGTTTTGTGACCTAACCTAGTCTATATGGTTTCTCCCCGACGCGTCAATCACGCTTGCCCAGAAATTTGTCAACTCTTTTCCTCCAAGGACTGCAAACAAGGGTCAGTGGGCCTGATCTGGCCTTTCttaggttttctattgctgtaaagggacaccatgacctcagcaactcttataaaggcaaacagttaattggggctggctgacagttcagaggtttagtccattgtctggcaggaagcatggtggcatgcaggcagacatggtgctggagaaggagctgaggtactgtgtcttgatccacaggcagcagaagggacTGTGTGCCACACTAGGACTAGCTTGAGCACAagagacctcagagcccacccccacagagacacttcttccaacaaggccacgcctcctaagagtgccactccctatgggccatgCATGCAAACGAGTGTGTGGGGGCCATTCCTTTTCCAACCATCACACCTACCTTCCTTTTTTTGTGAATAAACTATTACAACAGCCCATGCATTTGTATGCAGTGTCAGTGGTTGCCTTTAAGCTACAATGGCTGAGTTGGACAGCTGGGACACTGGCCTATAAATCCTAAAATATCTCTGTGCTCTATACAAAGAGCCTTTTCTGTTTGAAGAATTTGTTATCTTAATTGAGGTTTTTGGTTGTGTGGTGTCTGGTCACTTCTAAATTAAATTGGGTTTGTTAATgttctgttatttttatatttttgatttAAGCAATTGTAGCTCTGAGTTTT
Above is a window of Meriones unguiculatus strain TT.TT164.6M chromosome 15, Bangor_MerUng_6.1, whole genome shotgun sequence DNA encoding:
- the Nab1 gene encoding NGFI-A-binding protein 1 isoform X2; its protein translation is MATALPRTLGELQLYRILQKANLLSYFDAFIQQGGDDVQQLCEAGEEEFLEIMALVGMASKPLHVRRLQKALRDWVTNPGLFNQPLTSLPVSSIPIYKLPEGSPTWLGISCSSYERNSSAREPHLKIPKCAATTCVQSLGQGKSEVGSLALQSVGESRLWQGHHAPESEHSLSPADLGSPASPKESSEALDAAAALSVAECVERMAPTLPKSDLNEVKELLKNNKKLAKMIGHIFEMSDEDPHKEEEIRKYSAIYGRFDSKRKDGKHLTLHELTVNEAAAQLCVKDNALLTRRDELFALARQVSREVTYKYTYRTTRLKCGERDELSPKRIKVEDGFPDFQESVPTLFQQARAKSEELAGLGSQAEKGMAKQMELLCTQAGYERLHQERRLTAGLFRQSSGEHSPDGLPSDGSDGQGERPLNLRMPGVQSRQPHHFMVDGELNRLYSSEAKSHSSESLGILKDYPHSAFTLEKKVIKTEPEDSR
- the Nab1 gene encoding NGFI-A-binding protein 1 isoform X1, whose protein sequence is MATALPRTLGELQLYRILQKANLLSYFDAFIQQGGDDVQQLCEAGEEEFLEIMALVGMASKPLHVRRLQKALRDWVTNPGLFNQPLTSLPVSSIPIYKLPEGSPTWLGISCSSYERNSSAREPHLKIPKCAATTCVQSLGQGKSEVGSLALQSVGESRLWQGHHAPESEHSLSPADLGSPASPKESSEALDAAAALSVAECVERMAPTLPKSDLNEVKELLKNNKKLAKMIGHIFEMSDEDPHKEEEIRKYSAIYGRFDSKRKDGKHLTLHELTVNEAAAQLCVKDNALLTRRDELFALARQVSREVTYKYTYRTTRLKCGERDELSPKRIKVEDGFPDFQESVPTLFQQARAKSEELAGLGSQQAEKGMAKQMELLCTQAGYERLHQERRLTAGLFRQSSGEHSPDGLPSDGSDGQGERPLNLRMPGVQSRQPHHFMVDGELNRLYSSEAKSHSSESLGILKDYPHSAFTLEKKVIKTEPEDSR